The genomic segment TCCACGCGCTCGGAGTCGCGCCCGACGCGACCATTCCCGGCCCCGACGGCGCACCGGTTGCGGTGTACCCCGGCGCGCCGGTCGCGGAACTGTTCTGAGCGAAGAGTTTTCACCGCCGAGACCGCGAAGAATGCCGAGGAAGATATGAGAACTTCGTGCAAACTGATCTGTGTTCTCTCCGCGTGCTCCGCGGTCTCGGCGGTGAAATCGGCCGAGCCGTTGCCTAACACCAAGGGGCTGACCGAAGAGGGCAACCTGTCCGCGAAGCAGGTCGCGGGGATGCACAAGTACCTCGACCGCGCGCTGGACGCCGCTCCAAAGGCGCGCGACGAGGCGTGGAAGAACGATCTCGTGTCGAAGGAGGCGTTGGTCAAGTCGTTGCCCGCTAGACGGGAGCGGTTGCGGAAACGGCTCGGCGTTGAGAACGAGCGGGTGAAACCGAACCTGGAGTTCGTCAGCGGGCCGGGGCACCCGTCGCTTCTTGCCGAGATCGACGGGTGCCAGATACACGCCGTCCGGTGGGCCGTTCTACCCGGCATCGACGCCGAGGGGCTGCTCATCGAGCCGAAGGCTTCGCCAAAAGCAAATGCTGTTGCGGTTCCGCACGCCGATCAATTGCCCGAAGAACTCGCCGGGTTGACGAAGGGTGACCATTTCGCCCTCCGCTTGGCTCGAAGCGGCTGTCGGGTTCTTGTTCCGGCCCTCATTAATCGCAAAGACGACCTGTCGGGCAATCCCGCGCTGAAGCGGCAGACGAACCTTCCGCACCGCGAGTTCGTGTATCGGATGGCCTATGAGATGGGCCGGACACTGACCGGCTACGAGGTGCAGAAGGTGCTCGCAGGCGTGGACTGGTTCAAGACTCAAAGCGACAAGCTCAAGATCGGCGTGATCGGCTACGGCGACGGCGGGATGATCGCGCTGTTTGCGGGGGCGTTGGACGATCGCATCGCGTCGGTTCAGGTCACGGGCTATTTCAACCAGCGGGAAACTCTGCACCGAGAGCCAATTGATCGGAACGTATGGGGACTGCTTCGCGAGTTCGGCGACGCGGAGTTGGGGGCCATGATTTACCCAAGGCTCTTTATCCCCAGCCTCCACTACGATGCTCCGGGATGGGCTGGGCCTACCCAGTACAAATCGGGCCGCGGTGGGGCCGCACCGGGTATGTTGGAGAGGTGGCCCTCGCGCGATTATGTCGAGGAGCATCGGTATCGGAGCTTCTTCGACAGCGCACTGAAGAAGGACGCGATCATCGAGGGCGGCGGGCTCAGAGAGTGGCAGATTGAGACCCAGGGATTCTTGCACGGACTAGGAGCCGAACAGAAGGATTTGGAGGCGGTGAAACTGCCCGTTGTTAAAGCATTTGATCCTGCCCTCCGTCACAAGCGGCAGTTCGACCAGCTCGTCGCCCACGTTCAGAAGTTGTGGCGCGACTCCGACGCCACCCGCAAAGCGTTCTGGGCGAAGGCCGACGCGAGTTCCCCCGAAGCGTGGGAGAAGTCGTGCGAGTGGTACCGCGACTACTTCCACACCGAGGTGATCGGCAAGCTCCCGGAACCCACGGTCCCGCTCAACCCGCGCACGCGGCAGGTGTACGACGAGAAGACCTGGACCGGCTACGAGGTGATGTTGGACGTTTACGACGACGTGTTCGCTTACGGCATCCTGCTGCTTCCCAAAGACCTGAAGCCCGGCGAGAAGCGGCCGGTGGTCGTGTGCCAGCACGGGTTAGAGGGCACGCCGCGGGACACGATCGAGACCGAGCGGCGGCCGACCTACAACCACTTCGCGCGCCGGCTCGTCGGGCTGGGCTACATCGTCTACGCCCCCCAGAACCCGTACTACGGCGAGAACACGTTCCGCCAGTTGCAGCGGAAGGCCAACCCGCTCAAGCTCTCGCTGTTCAGCTTCATCATCCGGCAGCACCAGCGGACCCTCGACTGGCTCACGGCGCTCCCGAACGTGGACCCCAAGCGGATCGCGTTCTACGGCCTGTCCTACGGCGGGAAGACGGCGATGCGCGTGCCGGCCGTCGAGAAGCGGTACTGCCTGTCCATTTGCTCCGGCGACTTCAACGAGTGGATCGGCAAGAACGTCTCGGTCGATCTGGACCGCAGCTACATGTGGACCCGCGAATACGAAATGTACGAGTTCGATCTGGGCAACACGTTTAATTACGCCGAGATGGCGTTCCTGATCGCCCCGCGGCCGTTCATGGTCGAGCGCGGCCACGACGACGGCGTGGGCACCGACGAGATGGTGTCCTACGAGTTCGCGAAGGTCCGCTACCTGTACGCGAACCGGCTGAAGATCCCCGACCGGACTGCGATCGAGTACTTCCCGGGCGGGCACCAGATCAACGCGAAAGGGACGTTCGCGTTCCTGAAGCAGAACCTGGACTTCCCGAAGTAGCCCCGGCCCACGCGCGCTCGTGTGCAGTTGATGGCCGTCGGGCACTTGCTCGGTTGAAATCATCGGTGCCAGTCTGTTATCGCTCGGCGCCCCGTTTCGCCTTCGATTCGAGCGCGATCCGTGGTGCGCTCCACAGCTCCTCCAGACCGCCCGAACAGGGCCATTTCTCTCATTCCGATCTCACGCCGTAATAACGGGTAACTGCGATAAACTGGGGGCAGATTAAAAGTTCTCTTGCATCGATAGTTTTTCGTTGCTGGCCCGGATAACGGACGATATCCAGTCGCATCACGTGTGTGAACATCTCGTTGGTCCGGCGGTGCCGCCCGTGGGGGAAACGGGCGCCCGCGAACCGCAGTCGTGCGAAACCGCGACGGCGATCGAACGGACCGACGGCGTGTCGCCATTCTTGGGGGATGTTATGGTCCAACGTCGCGGCGCCCGCCCGGGCGCGATTCCGTTCTGGAGGCTGTTCAAGCTGCGCCGCTGGCTGCCGGGCGCGCTGGCGGTCGCCGCTGGGTTAACGGGGCCGGTCGAGTACGTCCTCGCGCAGCCCACCATGCCCGCGCCGGGCACCCCCGGCGCCGTCGCCCCGTCCGCACCGGCCCACCCGGCCGGGCCGCCGGAGAAGACCGTCAGCCTGCACTTCGACAACGCCCCCTGGAAGGAAGTGCTCAACTGGTACGCGAACGAAACCGGCTTGACCATGATCACCACGGTCGCGCCGACCGGCAGCGTGACCCTGAAGCCGAGCAGGGACCGCAAGTTCACGATCGCCGAGGTGACCGACCTCATCAACGAGACGATGGCGCAGCAGAAGTTCCTTCTGATCCGCCGCCACATGACGTTCTTCATTCAGCCGTCGGACGAGAAGATCGATCCGACGCTCGTCCCCCGCATCAGCGTTGACGAGTTGCCCAAGCGGGGCCGCAGCGAGATCGTCCAGGTCATCCTCCAGGTGAAGGGGCTGATCGTCGCCGACGCCGTGGACGAGCTGAAGAAGTTGCTCACGCCGTTCGGGCAGATGGTGGCCCTCGAGAAGTCCAACCAGATCCTGGTCATGGACACGGTCGGGAACCTCAAGCGCATCATCGAGACGCTCGACCAGGGCGAGAAAGTCGATTCGGACTCGCTCAACCACGTCCTCGAGTACCGCCGGGCGCAGGAAATCGCCGAGATCCTCAAATCGTTGCTCGCCGACCGGGACACGAAGACCGAGCTGACCGGAACCCAGAACATGCCCGCGCCCGGCGGGTTCGGGCCGGGCGGCGGGTTCGGGCCGGGCGGGTTCGGGCCGGGCGGGTTCGGGCCGGGTGGCGGGCCGGGCGGGTTCGGACAGGGCGGCCGGGGCGGTAACAACGGCAACAACCCGCAGGTGACGACCAACGCGCGCATCAAGACGGTTCAGATCGCCGTGGACGCGCGCCGCAACGCCATCCTCGTCACCGCCCCGCAGGACAAGATCGGGCTGGCGAAGAAGATCATCGAGGACCAGGACAAGCCGCTGAAGCCCGGTCAGCCCAAGTTCGT from the Frigoriglobus tundricola genome contains:
- a CDS encoding alpha/beta hydrolase family protein, encoding MRTSCKLICVLSACSAVSAVKSAEPLPNTKGLTEEGNLSAKQVAGMHKYLDRALDAAPKARDEAWKNDLVSKEALVKSLPARRERLRKRLGVENERVKPNLEFVSGPGHPSLLAEIDGCQIHAVRWAVLPGIDAEGLLIEPKASPKANAVAVPHADQLPEELAGLTKGDHFALRLARSGCRVLVPALINRKDDLSGNPALKRQTNLPHREFVYRMAYEMGRTLTGYEVQKVLAGVDWFKTQSDKLKIGVIGYGDGGMIALFAGALDDRIASVQVTGYFNQRETLHREPIDRNVWGLLREFGDAELGAMIYPRLFIPSLHYDAPGWAGPTQYKSGRGGAAPGMLERWPSRDYVEEHRYRSFFDSALKKDAIIEGGGLREWQIETQGFLHGLGAEQKDLEAVKLPVVKAFDPALRHKRQFDQLVAHVQKLWRDSDATRKAFWAKADASSPEAWEKSCEWYRDYFHTEVIGKLPEPTVPLNPRTRQVYDEKTWTGYEVMLDVYDDVFAYGILLLPKDLKPGEKRPVVVCQHGLEGTPRDTIETERRPTYNHFARRLVGLGYIVYAPQNPYYGENTFRQLQRKANPLKLSLFSFIIRQHQRTLDWLTALPNVDPKRIAFYGLSYGGKTAMRVPAVEKRYCLSICSGDFNEWIGKNVSVDLDRSYMWTREYEMYEFDLGNTFNYAEMAFLIAPRPFMVERGHDDGVGTDEMVSYEFAKVRYLYANRLKIPDRTAIEYFPGGHQINAKGTFAFLKQNLDFPK